One genomic region from Balaenoptera musculus isolate JJ_BM4_2016_0621 chromosome X, mBalMus1.pri.v3, whole genome shotgun sequence encodes:
- the ZMYM3 gene encoding zinc finger MYM-type protein 3 isoform X1: protein MDPSDFPSPFDPLTLPEKPLAGDLPVDMEFGEDLLESQTAPTRGWAPPGPSPSSGALDLLDTPAGLEKDPGVLDGATELLGLGGLLYKAPSPPEVDHGPEGTLAWDAGDQTLEPGPGGQTPEVVPPDPGAGANPSSPEGLLEPLAPDSPITLQSPHIEEEETTSIATGRRGSPGQEEELPQGQPQSPNGPPSPSVGETLGDGINSSQTKPGGPSPPAHPSLPGDGLTGKASEKPPERVQKRSERVRRVEPPKPEVVDSTESIPVSDEDSDAMVDDPNDEDFVPFRPRRSPRMSLRSSVAQRAGRSAVGTKMTCAHCRTPLQKGQTAYQRKGLPQLFCSSSCLTTFSKKPSGKKTCTFCKKEIWNTKDSVVAQTGSGGSFHEFCTSVCLSLYEAQQQRPIPQSGDPADATRCSICQKTGEVLHEVSNGSVVHRLCSDSCFSKFRANKGLKTNCCDQCGAYIYTKTGSPGPELLFHEGQQKRFCNTTCLGAYKKKNTRVYPCVWCKTLCKNFEMLSHVDRNGKTSLFCSLCCTTSYKVKQAGLTGPPRPCSFCRRSLSDPCYYNKVDRTVYQFCSPSCWTKFQRTSPEGGIHLSCHYCHSLFSGKPEVLDWQDQVFQFCCRDCCEDFKRLRGVVSQCEHCRQEKLLHEKLRFSGVEKSFCSEGCVLLYKQDFTKKLGLCCITCTYCSQTCQRGVTEQLDGSTWDFCSEDCKSKYLLWYCKAARCHACKRQGKLLETIHWRGQIRHFCNQQCLLRFYSQQNQPNLDTQSGPESLLNSQSSEAKPQTPSQTKVENSNTAKTSEENGNLGKIPVKIQTAPAAPTPPPPPPPPATPRKNKAAMCKPLMQNRGVSCKVEMKSKGSQTEEWKPQVIVLPIPVPIFVPVPMHLYCQKVPVPFSMPIPVPVPMFLPTTLESTDKIVETIEELKVKIPSNPLEADILAMAEMIAEAEELDKASSDLCDLVSNQSAEGLLEDCDLFGPARDDVLAMAVKMANVLDEPGQDLEADFPKNPLDINPSVDFLFDCGLVGPEDVSTEQDLPRTMRKGQKRLVLSESCSRDSMSSQPSCTGLNYSYGVNAWKCWVQSKYANGETSKGDELRFGPKPMRIKEDILACSAAELNYGLAQFVREITRPNGERYEPDSIYYLCLGIQQYLLENNRMVNIFTDLYYLTFVQELNKSLSTWQPTLLPNNTVFSRVEEEHLWECKQLGVYSPFVLLNTLMFFNTKFFGLQTAEEHMQLSFTNVVRQSRKCTTPRGTTKVVSIRYYAPVRQRKGRDTGPGKRKREDEAPILEQRENRMNPLRCPVKFYEFYLSKCPESLRTRNDVFYLQPERSCIAESPLWYSVIPMDRSMLESMLNRILAVREIYEELGRPGEEDLD, encoded by the exons ATGGACCCCAGTGATTTCCCCAGTCCGTTTGACCCATTGACCCTGCCAGAGAAGCCCCTGGCTGGAGACCTTCCAGTAGACATGGAATTTGGAGAGGATCTACTGGAATCCCAGACTGCCCCAACTCGAGGATGGGCCCCCCCTGGCCCTTCTCCATCCTCAGGAGCCCTGGACCTGCTTGATACCCCTGCTGGCCTGGAAAAAGACCCTGGAGTCCTGGATGGAGCCACTGagctgctggggctgggggggctGCTCTATaaagccccctcccccccagaggTGGACCATGGTCCTGAGGGGACCCTTGCATGGGATGCAGGAGATCAGACCCTAGAGCCTGGACCAGGGGGCCAGACCCCTGAGGTGGTGCCACCTGACCCAGGGGCTGGGGCAAATCCCTCTTCACCTGAGGGGCTACTAGAGCCTTTGGCTCCAGATTCTCCAATAACCTTGCAGTCCCCACATATTGAAGAGGAGGAGACCACCTCCATAGCTACAGGGCGAAGGGGCTCccctgggcaggaggaggagctTCCCCAAGGGCAGCCACAGAGCCCAAATGGCCCCCCCAGCCCTTCAGTGGGAGAGACTCTGGGGGATGGAATCAACAGTTCTCAGACTAAACCTGGGGGCCCTAGCCCCCCTGCACACCCTTCCTTGCCAG GAGATGGCCTGACTGGGAAGGCGAGTGAGAAGCCGCCTGAGAGG GTGCAGAAGAGAAGCGAGCGCGTTAGAAGAGTAGAGCCTCCAAAACCTGAGGTTGTGGATTCCACTGAGAGCA TTCCAGTGTCAGATGAGGATTCTGATGCCATGGTAGATGACCCCAACGATGAGGACTTTGTGCCATTCCGGCCCCGGCGCTCTCCTCGCATGTCCCTACGCTCGAGCGTGGCACAGAGGGCTGGGCGCTCAGCGGTAGGCACCAAGATGACTTGTGCCCACTGCCGGACACCACTGCAGAAGGGCCAGACGGCCTACCAGCGCAAGGGGCTGCCACAGCTCTTCTGCTCTTCATCCTGTCTCACCaccttctccaagaagccctccgGCAAAAAGACCTGTACCTTCTGCAAGAA GGAGATCTGGAACACCAAGGACTCAGTTGTGGCGCAGACTGGTTCAGGAGGCTCCTTCCATGAGTTCTGCacgtctgtctgtctctctctgtatgAGGCCCAGCAGCAGCGCCCAATCCCCCAGTCTGGGGATCCCGCCGATGCCACTCGCTGCAGTATATGCCAGAAGActggagag GTCCTGCACGAGGTCAGCAATGGCAGCGTGGTGCACCGGCTCTGCAGCGACTCTTGCTTCTCCAAATTCCGGGCCAACAAGGGACTGAAAACCAACTGTTGTGACCAGTGTGGGGCTTACATCTACACCAAGACCGGGAGCCCTGGCCCCGAGCTCCTCTTCCACGAGGGCCAACAAAAGCGGTTCTGCAACACAACCTGCTTGGGGGCGTACAAGAAG AAAAACACACGGGTGTACCCATGTGTCTGGTGCAAGACCCTGTGTAAGAACTTTGAGATGCTATCCCATGTGGACCGTAATGGCAAGACCAGCTTGttctgttccctgtgctgtaccacCTCTTACAAAGTGAAGCAGGCAGGGCTCACTG GCCCTCCCCGACCCTGCAGCTTCTGCCGCCGCAGCCTCTCTGACCCCTGTTACTACAACAAGGTTGATCGCACAGTCTACCAGTtctgcagccccagctgctggACCAAGTTCCAG CGCACAAGCCCCGAGGGGGGCATTCACCTGAGCTGTCACTACTGCCACAGCCTCTTCAGTGGCAAGCCTGAGGTCTTGGACTGGCAG GACCAGGTGTTCCAGTTCTGCTGCCGTGATTGCTGTGAGGACTTCAAGCGCCTTCGGGGTGTGGTGTCCCAGTGTGAGCACTGCCGGCAGGAGAAACTCCTGCATGAGAAGCTCCGATTCAGTGGGGTGGAGAAGAGCTTCTGCAGCGAAG GCTGTGTGCTGCTGTACAAACAGGACTTCACTAAGAAGCTGGGATTGTGTTGTATCACTTGTACTTACTGCTCCCAGACCTGCCAGCGCGGAGTCACTGAGCAACTGGACGGCAGCACCTGGGACTTCTGCAGCGAGGACTGTAAGAGCAAGTACCTGCTGTGGTACTGCAAG GCTGCCCGGTGCCATGCCTGTAAGCGCCAGGGGAAGCTGCTGGAGACCATCCACTGGCGTGGGCAGATCCGTCATTTCTGCAACCAACAATGTCTGCTGCGTTTCTACAGCCAGCAGAACCAACCCAACCTGGATACCCAGAGTGGGCCCGAGAGCCTCCTGAACA GTCAGTCTTCTGAGGCGAAGCCCCAGACACCCTCTCAAACCAAAGTGGAGAACAGCAACACTGCAAAGACCTCAGAGGAAAATGGGAATCTGGGCAAG ATCCCTGTGAAGATCCAAACAGCCCCTGctgctcccacccctcctccacccccaccgcCCCCAGCAACTCCCCGCAAAAACAAAGCTGCCATGTGTAAACCACTGATGCAGAATCGGGGGGTCTCCTGCAAGGTGGAAATGAAGTCCAAAGGGAGTCAGACAG AAGAGTGGAAGCCACAGGTGATTGTGCTGCCCATCCCAGTGCCCATCTTTGTGCCAGTGCCTATGCATCTGTACTGCCAGAAAGTCCCGGTGCCTTTCTCAATGCCTATCCCG GTGCCTGTGCCCATGTTCCTGCCCACTACCTTGGAGAGCACAGACAAGATTGTGGAGACCATCGAGGAGCTGAAGGTGAAGATCCCTTCTAACCCCTTGGAGGCCGACATCCTGGCTATGGCAGAAATGATTGCAGAGGCCGAGGAGTTAGACAAGGCCTCATCTGACCTTTGTG ATCTCGTGAGCAACCAGAGTGCAGAGGGACTTCTGGAAGACTGCGACCTGTTTGGGCCAGCTCGGGATGATGTCCTGGCCATGGCCGTCAAGATGGCCAATGTGTTGGATGAGCCTGGGCAAGACTTGGAGGCGGACTTCCCCAAGA AtcctttggatattaaccccagCGTAGATTTCCTGTTTGATTGTGGCCTGGTAGGGCCTGAGGATGTGTCTACTGAACAAGACCTTCCCCGAACCATGAGGAAG gGTCAAAAGCGGCTGGTGCTTTCAGAGAGCTGTTCCCGGGACTCCATGAGCAGCCAGCCTAGCTGTACTGGACTCAACTATTCATATGGTGTCAATGCTTGGAAGTGCTGGGTGCAGTCGAAATACGCCAATGGAGAAACCAGCAAGGGTGATGAGCTGCGCTTTGGCC CCAAACCTATGCGTATCAAAGAGGATATTCTGGCCTGCTCAGCTGCTGAGCTCAACTACGGTCTGGCCCAGTTTGTGAGAGAAATCACTCGACCCAACGGTGAACGATATGAACCTGACAGTATCTACTATCTGTGTCTTGGCATCCAACAG tactTGTTGGAAAATAACCGAATGGTGAACATTTTCACGGACCTTTACTACCTGACTTTTGTTCAAGAACTCAACAAGTCTCTGAGTACCTGGCAGCCCACACTCCTCCCCAACA ATACGGTGTTCTCCCGAGTGGAGGAAGAGCACCTCTGGGAGTGTAAGCAGCTGGGGGTCTACTCGCCCTTTGTCCTTCTCAACACCCTCATGTTCTTCAACACTAAGTTTTTTGGGCTGCAGACGGCTGAGGAACACATGCAGCTCTCCTTCACCAACGTGGTGCGGCAGTCCCGCAAGTGTACCACCCCTCGGGGCACCACCAAGGTGGTGAGCATCCGCTACTACGCCCCCGTCCGCCAGAGGAAAGGGCGAG ACACCGGTCCTGGGAAACGGAAGAGAGAAGACGAAGCCCCCATCTTAGAGCAGCGTGAGAACCGCATGAATCCCCTCCGCTGCCCTGTCAAGTTCTATGAATTCTATCTCTCAAAATG TCCCGAAAGCCTCCGGACTCGCAACGATGTGTTCTACCTGCAACCCGAGCGGTCCTGCATCGCCGAGTCACCTCTCTGGTATTCTGTGATCCCCATGGACCGCAGCATGTTGGAGAGCATGCTCAATCGCATTCTGGCTGTGCGTGAGATTTATGAGGAGCTGGGTCGTCCCGGGGAGGAAGACCTggactaa
- the ZMYM3 gene encoding zinc finger MYM-type protein 3 isoform X2, translating into MDPSDFPSPFDPLTLPEKPLAGDLPVDMEFGEDLLESQTAPTRGWAPPGPSPSSGALDLLDTPAGLEKDPGVLDGATELLGLGGLLYKAPSPPEVDHGPEGTLAWDAGDQTLEPGPGGQTPEVVPPDPGAGANPSSPEGLLEPLAPDSPITLQSPHIEEEETTSIATGRRGSPGQEEELPQGQPQSPNGPPSPSVGETLGDGINSSQTKPGGPSPPAHPSLPGDGLTGKASEKPPERKRSERVRRVEPPKPEVVDSTESIPVSDEDSDAMVDDPNDEDFVPFRPRRSPRMSLRSSVAQRAGRSAVGTKMTCAHCRTPLQKGQTAYQRKGLPQLFCSSSCLTTFSKKPSGKKTCTFCKKEIWNTKDSVVAQTGSGGSFHEFCTSVCLSLYEAQQQRPIPQSGDPADATRCSICQKTGEVLHEVSNGSVVHRLCSDSCFSKFRANKGLKTNCCDQCGAYIYTKTGSPGPELLFHEGQQKRFCNTTCLGAYKKKNTRVYPCVWCKTLCKNFEMLSHVDRNGKTSLFCSLCCTTSYKVKQAGLTGPPRPCSFCRRSLSDPCYYNKVDRTVYQFCSPSCWTKFQRTSPEGGIHLSCHYCHSLFSGKPEVLDWQDQVFQFCCRDCCEDFKRLRGVVSQCEHCRQEKLLHEKLRFSGVEKSFCSEGCVLLYKQDFTKKLGLCCITCTYCSQTCQRGVTEQLDGSTWDFCSEDCKSKYLLWYCKAARCHACKRQGKLLETIHWRGQIRHFCNQQCLLRFYSQQNQPNLDTQSGPESLLNSQSSEAKPQTPSQTKVENSNTAKTSEENGNLGKIPVKIQTAPAAPTPPPPPPPPATPRKNKAAMCKPLMQNRGVSCKVEMKSKGSQTEEWKPQVIVLPIPVPIFVPVPMHLYCQKVPVPFSMPIPVPVPMFLPTTLESTDKIVETIEELKVKIPSNPLEADILAMAEMIAEAEELDKASSDLCDLVSNQSAEGLLEDCDLFGPARDDVLAMAVKMANVLDEPGQDLEADFPKNPLDINPSVDFLFDCGLVGPEDVSTEQDLPRTMRKGQKRLVLSESCSRDSMSSQPSCTGLNYSYGVNAWKCWVQSKYANGETSKGDELRFGPKPMRIKEDILACSAAELNYGLAQFVREITRPNGERYEPDSIYYLCLGIQQYLLENNRMVNIFTDLYYLTFVQELNKSLSTWQPTLLPNNTVFSRVEEEHLWECKQLGVYSPFVLLNTLMFFNTKFFGLQTAEEHMQLSFTNVVRQSRKCTTPRGTTKVVSIRYYAPVRQRKGRDTGPGKRKREDEAPILEQRENRMNPLRCPVKFYEFYLSKCPESLRTRNDVFYLQPERSCIAESPLWYSVIPMDRSMLESMLNRILAVREIYEELGRPGEEDLD; encoded by the exons ATGGACCCCAGTGATTTCCCCAGTCCGTTTGACCCATTGACCCTGCCAGAGAAGCCCCTGGCTGGAGACCTTCCAGTAGACATGGAATTTGGAGAGGATCTACTGGAATCCCAGACTGCCCCAACTCGAGGATGGGCCCCCCCTGGCCCTTCTCCATCCTCAGGAGCCCTGGACCTGCTTGATACCCCTGCTGGCCTGGAAAAAGACCCTGGAGTCCTGGATGGAGCCACTGagctgctggggctgggggggctGCTCTATaaagccccctcccccccagaggTGGACCATGGTCCTGAGGGGACCCTTGCATGGGATGCAGGAGATCAGACCCTAGAGCCTGGACCAGGGGGCCAGACCCCTGAGGTGGTGCCACCTGACCCAGGGGCTGGGGCAAATCCCTCTTCACCTGAGGGGCTACTAGAGCCTTTGGCTCCAGATTCTCCAATAACCTTGCAGTCCCCACATATTGAAGAGGAGGAGACCACCTCCATAGCTACAGGGCGAAGGGGCTCccctgggcaggaggaggagctTCCCCAAGGGCAGCCACAGAGCCCAAATGGCCCCCCCAGCCCTTCAGTGGGAGAGACTCTGGGGGATGGAATCAACAGTTCTCAGACTAAACCTGGGGGCCCTAGCCCCCCTGCACACCCTTCCTTGCCAG GAGATGGCCTGACTGGGAAGGCGAGTGAGAAGCCGCCTGAGAGG AAGAGAAGCGAGCGCGTTAGAAGAGTAGAGCCTCCAAAACCTGAGGTTGTGGATTCCACTGAGAGCA TTCCAGTGTCAGATGAGGATTCTGATGCCATGGTAGATGACCCCAACGATGAGGACTTTGTGCCATTCCGGCCCCGGCGCTCTCCTCGCATGTCCCTACGCTCGAGCGTGGCACAGAGGGCTGGGCGCTCAGCGGTAGGCACCAAGATGACTTGTGCCCACTGCCGGACACCACTGCAGAAGGGCCAGACGGCCTACCAGCGCAAGGGGCTGCCACAGCTCTTCTGCTCTTCATCCTGTCTCACCaccttctccaagaagccctccgGCAAAAAGACCTGTACCTTCTGCAAGAA GGAGATCTGGAACACCAAGGACTCAGTTGTGGCGCAGACTGGTTCAGGAGGCTCCTTCCATGAGTTCTGCacgtctgtctgtctctctctgtatgAGGCCCAGCAGCAGCGCCCAATCCCCCAGTCTGGGGATCCCGCCGATGCCACTCGCTGCAGTATATGCCAGAAGActggagag GTCCTGCACGAGGTCAGCAATGGCAGCGTGGTGCACCGGCTCTGCAGCGACTCTTGCTTCTCCAAATTCCGGGCCAACAAGGGACTGAAAACCAACTGTTGTGACCAGTGTGGGGCTTACATCTACACCAAGACCGGGAGCCCTGGCCCCGAGCTCCTCTTCCACGAGGGCCAACAAAAGCGGTTCTGCAACACAACCTGCTTGGGGGCGTACAAGAAG AAAAACACACGGGTGTACCCATGTGTCTGGTGCAAGACCCTGTGTAAGAACTTTGAGATGCTATCCCATGTGGACCGTAATGGCAAGACCAGCTTGttctgttccctgtgctgtaccacCTCTTACAAAGTGAAGCAGGCAGGGCTCACTG GCCCTCCCCGACCCTGCAGCTTCTGCCGCCGCAGCCTCTCTGACCCCTGTTACTACAACAAGGTTGATCGCACAGTCTACCAGTtctgcagccccagctgctggACCAAGTTCCAG CGCACAAGCCCCGAGGGGGGCATTCACCTGAGCTGTCACTACTGCCACAGCCTCTTCAGTGGCAAGCCTGAGGTCTTGGACTGGCAG GACCAGGTGTTCCAGTTCTGCTGCCGTGATTGCTGTGAGGACTTCAAGCGCCTTCGGGGTGTGGTGTCCCAGTGTGAGCACTGCCGGCAGGAGAAACTCCTGCATGAGAAGCTCCGATTCAGTGGGGTGGAGAAGAGCTTCTGCAGCGAAG GCTGTGTGCTGCTGTACAAACAGGACTTCACTAAGAAGCTGGGATTGTGTTGTATCACTTGTACTTACTGCTCCCAGACCTGCCAGCGCGGAGTCACTGAGCAACTGGACGGCAGCACCTGGGACTTCTGCAGCGAGGACTGTAAGAGCAAGTACCTGCTGTGGTACTGCAAG GCTGCCCGGTGCCATGCCTGTAAGCGCCAGGGGAAGCTGCTGGAGACCATCCACTGGCGTGGGCAGATCCGTCATTTCTGCAACCAACAATGTCTGCTGCGTTTCTACAGCCAGCAGAACCAACCCAACCTGGATACCCAGAGTGGGCCCGAGAGCCTCCTGAACA GTCAGTCTTCTGAGGCGAAGCCCCAGACACCCTCTCAAACCAAAGTGGAGAACAGCAACACTGCAAAGACCTCAGAGGAAAATGGGAATCTGGGCAAG ATCCCTGTGAAGATCCAAACAGCCCCTGctgctcccacccctcctccacccccaccgcCCCCAGCAACTCCCCGCAAAAACAAAGCTGCCATGTGTAAACCACTGATGCAGAATCGGGGGGTCTCCTGCAAGGTGGAAATGAAGTCCAAAGGGAGTCAGACAG AAGAGTGGAAGCCACAGGTGATTGTGCTGCCCATCCCAGTGCCCATCTTTGTGCCAGTGCCTATGCATCTGTACTGCCAGAAAGTCCCGGTGCCTTTCTCAATGCCTATCCCG GTGCCTGTGCCCATGTTCCTGCCCACTACCTTGGAGAGCACAGACAAGATTGTGGAGACCATCGAGGAGCTGAAGGTGAAGATCCCTTCTAACCCCTTGGAGGCCGACATCCTGGCTATGGCAGAAATGATTGCAGAGGCCGAGGAGTTAGACAAGGCCTCATCTGACCTTTGTG ATCTCGTGAGCAACCAGAGTGCAGAGGGACTTCTGGAAGACTGCGACCTGTTTGGGCCAGCTCGGGATGATGTCCTGGCCATGGCCGTCAAGATGGCCAATGTGTTGGATGAGCCTGGGCAAGACTTGGAGGCGGACTTCCCCAAGA AtcctttggatattaaccccagCGTAGATTTCCTGTTTGATTGTGGCCTGGTAGGGCCTGAGGATGTGTCTACTGAACAAGACCTTCCCCGAACCATGAGGAAG gGTCAAAAGCGGCTGGTGCTTTCAGAGAGCTGTTCCCGGGACTCCATGAGCAGCCAGCCTAGCTGTACTGGACTCAACTATTCATATGGTGTCAATGCTTGGAAGTGCTGGGTGCAGTCGAAATACGCCAATGGAGAAACCAGCAAGGGTGATGAGCTGCGCTTTGGCC CCAAACCTATGCGTATCAAAGAGGATATTCTGGCCTGCTCAGCTGCTGAGCTCAACTACGGTCTGGCCCAGTTTGTGAGAGAAATCACTCGACCCAACGGTGAACGATATGAACCTGACAGTATCTACTATCTGTGTCTTGGCATCCAACAG tactTGTTGGAAAATAACCGAATGGTGAACATTTTCACGGACCTTTACTACCTGACTTTTGTTCAAGAACTCAACAAGTCTCTGAGTACCTGGCAGCCCACACTCCTCCCCAACA ATACGGTGTTCTCCCGAGTGGAGGAAGAGCACCTCTGGGAGTGTAAGCAGCTGGGGGTCTACTCGCCCTTTGTCCTTCTCAACACCCTCATGTTCTTCAACACTAAGTTTTTTGGGCTGCAGACGGCTGAGGAACACATGCAGCTCTCCTTCACCAACGTGGTGCGGCAGTCCCGCAAGTGTACCACCCCTCGGGGCACCACCAAGGTGGTGAGCATCCGCTACTACGCCCCCGTCCGCCAGAGGAAAGGGCGAG ACACCGGTCCTGGGAAACGGAAGAGAGAAGACGAAGCCCCCATCTTAGAGCAGCGTGAGAACCGCATGAATCCCCTCCGCTGCCCTGTCAAGTTCTATGAATTCTATCTCTCAAAATG TCCCGAAAGCCTCCGGACTCGCAACGATGTGTTCTACCTGCAACCCGAGCGGTCCTGCATCGCCGAGTCACCTCTCTGGTATTCTGTGATCCCCATGGACCGCAGCATGTTGGAGAGCATGCTCAATCGCATTCTGGCTGTGCGTGAGATTTATGAGGAGCTGGGTCGTCCCGGGGAGGAAGACCTggactaa